GTTCTAAAAACAGAACCAATGTTATTTAAACTTCTAATATTGTCTAAAACCACAATTATAGGCGTTTTTTCTACAGACTTAAATTCATCAACTGTAATTCTACCTAACTCGTTATTCTTTAATTTCCTCATAGTTTGTGAATAAGTTCACTGTAAACTGCTACTGAAAACTGCTTACTAATATTTATCTTCGCAAAACTAACTGAAAATTTCTAAAAACTTGGCAAAACCGAAACCAAAAAAGGTAACTCCTTTAATGAAACAATACAATGCTATCAAGACAAGATATCCTGATGCAATGTTACTTTTTCGTGTAGGGGATTTTTATGAAACTTTTGGAGAAGATGCTAAAAAAGCTGCCGGAGTTTTAGGAATTACGTTAACAAAACGTGGTGCTGGTAGTGAAACAGAAACTGCTTTGGCTGGTTTTCCGCATCATTCTTTAAATACCTATTTACCAAAATTGGTAAAAGCAGGAATGCGTGTTGCAATTTGTGATCAGTTAGAAGACCCTAAAATGACAAAAACCATTGTAAAACGTGGTGTTACAGAATTAGTGACTCCTGGAGTTTCTTTAAATGACGAAGTTTTACAAACCAAAACAAACAACTTTTTAGCGGCTGTTCATTTTGATAAAAAACAACTCGGAATTTCATTTTTAGATGTTTCTACAGGTGAATATTTGGTTGCGCAAGGAAATGCAGAATACATCGATAAGTTATTGCAAAACTTCTCTCCAAGTGAAGTTTTAGTGCAAAAACAAAACAAACAACAGTTTTTAGAGCTTTTTGAAAACAGATATTACACGTTTTATTTAGACGATTGGGTTTTTCAAAAGGAATACGCAAACGAAACTTTACAGAATCATTTTGAAGTAAAAAGCTTAAAAGGTTTTGGAATTCAGGATTTAAAAAACGGAATTATTGCTGCCGGAGCAGTGTTGTATTATTTGTCTGAAACGCAACATAATCAACTAAAACACATTCAACATATCAGCAGAATTGCTGAAGATAATTATGTTTGGATGGATCGTTTTACGGTTAGAAACTTAGAATTGTATAATCCGAATTCTATAAATGCGGTCACACTTTTAAACGTTATTGATAAAACGATTTCACCAATGGGTGGACGCTTATTAAAACGTTGGTTGGCACTTCCTTTAAAAAATATTGACGAAATTAAAAATCGTCATGAATTGGTAAAATTCTTTATAGATTCTGATGATTTTTCTCAGACGGTAACCTATCAATTAAAACAAATATCAGATTTAGAAAGATTGATTTCTAAAGTTGCCACAGGTAAAGCTTCACCTAGAGAAATTGTCTTACTAAAAGATTCTTTAAAGGCGATTCTTCCGATAAAATCATCCGCAGAAAAAAGTAAAAATAACGCTGTAAACAAACTAGGTAATCAGCTGCATACTTGCCAAGATTTAATTGAAAAAATTAATGAAACTTTGTTTGATGATGCACCTGTAAACATCAATAAAGGAAATGCAATTGCTACTGGCGTTCATCAAGAATTAGACGATTTACGCGCAATTTCTAACTCAGGGAAAGAGTATTTAGACAACATGTTAAAGCGTGAAGTTGAACGAACGGGAATTACAAGTTTAAAGATTTCTTTCAACAATGTTTTTGGGTATTACATAGAAGTTAGAAATTCTCATAAAGACAAAGTTCCTGAAGAATGGATTCGTAAACAAACTTTGGTAAATGCAGAGCGTTATATTACTGAAGAATTAAAAGAATACGAAACCAAAATTTTAGGTGCTGAAGAAAAAATAGCCAAACTAGAACAAGAAATATTTTCTAAATTATTACAATATATCATTCAATTTGTACAAATTGTACAGGAAAATGCGCAAATTATTGCAAAAATTGATTGTTTACTGTCTTTTTCAGTTTTAGCAATTGATAACAATTATGTGCGTCCGATTATGGATGAAAGCACAGATTTAGAGATTAAAAACGGTCGTCATCCTGTTATAGAAAAACAGTTGCCAATAGACCAAACTTATATTGCAAATGATGTTGTTTTAAATAGAAATCAACAACAAATAATTATGATTACTGGACCCAATATGTCTGGTAAATCTGCTATTTTAAGGCAAACAGCATTGATTGTTTTATTAGCACAAATGGGAAGTTATGTGCCTGCTCAAAATGCAAAAATTGGTATTGTAGATAAAATTTTTACGCGTGTTGGTGCAAGTGATAATATTTCTATGGGCGAATCTACTTTTATGGTAGAAATGAATGAAACTGCATCGATCTTAAATAACCTTTCTGAGCGTAGTTTGGTTCTTTTAGATGAAATTGGTCGTGGAACTTCTACGTATGACGGAATTTCTATTGCTTGGGCCATTTCTGAGTTCTTACATGAGCATCCTTCTAGAGCAAAAACATTGTTTGCTACGCATTATCATGAATTGAATGAAATGACAGCCACTTTTGAGCGTATTAAAAACTTTAATGTGTCTGTAAAAGAATTAAAAGACACTATTATTTTCTTACGTAAATTGGTTTCTGGAGGTTCTAATCATAGTTTTGGTATTCATGTTGCTAAACTTGCTGGAATGCCAAATATGGTGATTCATAGAGCGAATAAAATACTCGCTAAACTAGAAAAAAGTAATAAAAACACGGAAGTAAAAGACGTTTTAAAACATGAGCAACATGAGGAAATGCAACTTAGCTTTTTTCAGTTAGATGATCCTTTGTTAGAAAACATTAAAGAAGAAATTCTTGCTACAAATATTGATACTTTAACACCCATTGAAGCGCTTATGAAATTGAATGAAATTAAGCGAATGTTGATTAAGAAATAATACACTGTCATTTCGAATGAAACAAAGTGGAATTGAGAAATCTTAAACTATTTATTTTGTCATTTCGAACGAAGAGAAACGTAGTTGAGAAATCTTAATTAATATTTTTTTTGTTAGATTTCTCCACAAGGTCGAAATGACAAATCTGGGTGAAAAAGAAAAAAAGTAATGGTAAACAATTTAGAACAAGGTTTTTTTGGAATTGGAATTCAAAATGGAAAACACCTGAAAACTTAGGAGTATTATGGCGTTCTGCTCAAAATATGGGTGCTAGTTTTATTTTTACCATTGGTAATCGCTATGCAAAACAAGCCTGCGACACTCATAAAGCAACTGGTGCAATGCCTTATTTTCATTACAAAACTTTTGAAGATTTCTTTAACAACTTGCCAAAAGGCGCTATGTTAGTTGGTGTAGAATTAGATGAAAAAGCGGTACAATTAGAAACTTTTGAGCATCCTAGACGTTGTGTTTATTTATTAGGTGCAGAAGATCATGGAATGTCTAAAATTGCTATTGAAAAATCGCATCATTTAGTAAAATTTAAATCTGAGTTGAGTTTAAATGTATCTGTTGCAGGAAGCATTATTATGTACGATAGGCAAGCTAAATTAAATTTTTAGGATATCTCGAAATTATTCAAATTACACTTTATCAGACAATATTAAAAAAGAAATTAACCGAATGTTAGCAAAAAAGTAACATTCGGTTAACTATAATCTAATTATATTCCTGGACAATCATGTGTACCAGAATAATTAACATACTCACTATAATATGTTCCAATACCTTGAACAACTATAGAGTAATCAATTACTCCCGAAACTGTATAACTTATATGTGGATAATTCTTGGTAAGTTTACTAGAATTCTCGCTATAAGATACTCCTAGTGTAAAACCACTTAAAAAACTTTTCAATTGAGTTCCATTACAACTTTCATCAACAAAAAAAGTTGTATTAT
The window above is part of the Polaribacter sp. SA4-12 genome. Proteins encoded here:
- the mutS gene encoding DNA mismatch repair protein MutS; protein product: MAKPKPKKVTPLMKQYNAIKTRYPDAMLLFRVGDFYETFGEDAKKAAGVLGITLTKRGAGSETETALAGFPHHSLNTYLPKLVKAGMRVAICDQLEDPKMTKTIVKRGVTELVTPGVSLNDEVLQTKTNNFLAAVHFDKKQLGISFLDVSTGEYLVAQGNAEYIDKLLQNFSPSEVLVQKQNKQQFLELFENRYYTFYLDDWVFQKEYANETLQNHFEVKSLKGFGIQDLKNGIIAAGAVLYYLSETQHNQLKHIQHISRIAEDNYVWMDRFTVRNLELYNPNSINAVTLLNVIDKTISPMGGRLLKRWLALPLKNIDEIKNRHELVKFFIDSDDFSQTVTYQLKQISDLERLISKVATGKASPREIVLLKDSLKAILPIKSSAEKSKNNAVNKLGNQLHTCQDLIEKINETLFDDAPVNINKGNAIATGVHQELDDLRAISNSGKEYLDNMLKREVERTGITSLKISFNNVFGYYIEVRNSHKDKVPEEWIRKQTLVNAERYITEELKEYETKILGAEEKIAKLEQEIFSKLLQYIIQFVQIVQENAQIIAKIDCLLSFSVLAIDNNYVRPIMDESTDLEIKNGRHPVIEKQLPIDQTYIANDVVLNRNQQQIIMITGPNMSGKSAILRQTALIVLLAQMGSYVPAQNAKIGIVDKIFTRVGASDNISMGESTFMVEMNETASILNNLSERSLVLLDEIGRGTSTYDGISIAWAISEFLHEHPSRAKTLFATHYHELNEMTATFERIKNFNVSVKELKDTIIFLRKLVSGGSNHSFGIHVAKLAGMPNMVIHRANKILAKLEKSNKNTEVKDVLKHEQHEEMQLSFFQLDDPLLENIKEEILATNIDTLTPIEALMKLNEIKRMLIKK